The window GCAGGCCGGCGATCTCGCCGAGCGCGCGCACACGCAGCTGGGAGTTGCGGTTGCGCTGGATGCAGGTGACGAGGAAGCGCCGGCGCAACTCGCCCGTGGAGTCGAAGTGGATCATCGCCTTCGCGCGGCGCCAGTTGTTGGAGGCCACGCGCGCGCCCGCGAGCGCCGCCCAGATGTTCTGCTCTCCCCAGGAGAGGTTCTCCACGGCGATGCGCCACAGCTCGCGCTCGAAGACGGCCGCCCGCCGGTCCGGGTCGGGCGTGACGGGCAGCACCCGGCGCTCCACCCGCAGCCGCCGGCCGCGGCCGCGGCGCACCGGGCCAACCACGATCGCGCCGCCGCGGTAGACATCGCGGTCCAGCAGCGAGTGCAGGGTGACCACGGGGTCGTCGTGAGTGGTGGCCGGATGGACGAAGTCCACGACGATGCCCGCCTCCTTGCCCTGCTGGCGGCGGGTGACGCGGCCCACGCGCTGCTGGTAGATGCGCTTGGAGGCGGTCGGCGCGAGGTGCATGCAGACCGTGGCGCGCGGCGAGTTCCAGCCCTCCGCCAGCAGCTGCGCGTTGACCAGCACGTCGATCTCGCCGCGCTCGTAGGCGGCGAGGACCTCCGCCAGCTCGCGCTTGGGCGTCTCGCCCGACACGCCCTTGGCCTTCATGCCGGCCGCGCGGAACGCCTCCGCCACGTTGTAGGCGTGCTTCACGCCCGCGGCGTACACCACGCCGGGAACGTCCTTGAAGCGCACGCGATAGAGATCCGCGATGGCGGCGTTGAACGGCCCCTGGTCCAGGAGGGCGGCCAGCTCCTCCTGGTCGAAGTCCTGGTCCACCTCGCCCTTGCGCAGCGGCACCTTGGCGATCGTGCGGACGCCCACTCCCGGGGGGATGCGAACGCAGCGCAGCGGCGAGATCACGCCGCGGCGTGCGGCCTGGGCCAGGTCGAAGCGCGACGTCTGGGTGGGAAAGAGGTCGGTGACATGGCGCGCGATCAGCGCGCCGGTGGCGGTCATGCCGACGAAGACCGGCCCTGACCAGGTGCGGATCGAGGCGCTGGTCTTCTCGCCGAGCGCCGTGTGGGCCTCGTCGCAGATGACGATCGTGTACGCGTCGGAGATCTTCCCGGCGTTGCGCACGAACCACTGGTAGGTCTCCACCGTCACGGGCCCCTCGGCCTTGCGGTGCTTGTCGCCCGCGAGCAGCGCCGGCGCGATGCGGCTCTTGTAGCCGCGGTCCTTCAGCTCGCCGTGGAACTGGTCGACGAGGTTGCGGCGGTGGGTGAGGATGAGCACGCCGCCTGTGCGCGACCCCTCCACGAAGCCGAGCGCGGCCACTGTCTTGCCGGCGCCGGTGGCGTGCTCGAACCAGAAGCGGCGGGTGGCGTTGGGGTCCTCGGGCTGCTCGTCGAGCTGGCGGTCGTCGTCCTCGTCCTCGGCATCCCAGTCGACGGGCTCCTCGTCGGCCAGCTCCTCGTCCCCCTCGATCTCCTCCTCCGCGCAGGGCAGCTCCTCGACCTCCTCCTCCGCCACGGGGGCCTGGCCGTTGGCGCGGTCGTTGCCGTTGCCGTTGCGCCCCTGGAGCTCGGCGAGCAGGGCGATCAGCGTGCCCGAGAGCGCATCCACCTGGTGCGCGGAGAGCACGGTGCCGTCGGCCAGATGGGGCTCCTCGACCGAGAGCAGGCGCTCGAGGCCGAGCATCAGCGAGAACTCGCGCCGCCAGGCGACCGAAGGGTCCTTGCGGCCCTCGTCGAGCTCGGCGACGGCTGCGTCGAGGGCGCGGCGACGGGCCGTGCCCGGGGCGAGTGCGGTCGCGGCGTCCTCACCCTCATGCACAAAGGGCTCGCGGGTGAAGCGCTGAGCGCGCTCGATCTCGGCGACGGTCGTGACAGCCACTGCTGGCTTTCTCTGGGGAAGCAAATCCGGAGGCACCGTCGAGGCCGAGTGATGACAGGCGTTCGGCAGGGACGGTGCGGCAGAGTCCGCGGCCTCGTTCCCGGAGGCGCGGGCCGGTCCTTATTAAAGCACCGATCGCCGCTCTGCGAACCTATGTGGCCTCGTGCGCAGGGCATTCACAGCAGTCGCGGCCATCGTGCTGGTGGTCGTGGTGGCCATCGGGCTCGCCAGCGCGGGCGGGGACGATGGCGAGGAGACCAGCACCGACAGCGGCCCGCCGCTGTCGGCTCAGCGCGCGGCGCTAGAGGCCGCCCCGGCCCCGCTCGCCGCGCTGCACGACCAGGCAGGCGAGCTGCTGGGCGGGGGCGCCGAGGCGTTCGAGGACCGCATCGAGGCGCTCGGGGGCTACCCCGTCGTCGTGAACAAGTGGGCGTCGTGGTGCGGCCCGTGCAGGCTGGAGTTCCCCCACTTCCGCAACCAGGCGCTGAAGCGCGGCGCCGCGGTCGCGTTCATCGGGGTCAACTCCGCCGACAACGACGCCGACGCCCAGCGCTTCCTGGAGGAGCTGCCGGTGCCGTTCCCCTCCTACCGCGACCCCGAGTCCGAGGTGGCCGAGGTCTTCAAGGGCGTCGTGGCCTTCCCGACCACGGCGTTCTACGACTCCGACGGCGAGCTGGTCCACACCAAGCAGGGCCAGTACCGCACCGAGGCCGACCTGGCCGAGGACATCGAGCGCTACGCGAAGTAGCACGGCCGTTGCCTGAGCTCCGAATCGACCCCCTGACCGGTCTGCGCACGATCGTGGCCGGAGACCGGGCCTCCCGTCCGGGCGGCGGCTTCGACGTGACCTCGCCGCCGCCGATCGATCCCGGCACCGACCCCTTCCTCGAAGGCCACGAGGACCGCACACCACCCGAGGTTCACGCGCTGCGCCCCGACGGCGGCGGCCCGGACACCCCGGGCTGGCGCGTGCGCGTCGTGCCCAACCTGTACCCGGTGCTGGGGGCCGACGGCGAGCTCGGCGCCGCGGAGGCGGTGGACCCGCTCGAGGCCGGCAGCGGCGAGCCCAAGCTGTTCGCCGCCCGCCCCGCCGTGGGCGCGCACGAGGTCGTGGTGAACTCGCCGCGGCCGGTCACGTCCCTGGCCATGCTCGAGCCCGGCGAGGTCGCCACCGCCATGGCCGTGTGGCGAGAGCGCATCCGCGCCCACACCGACGCCGCCTACGTGCACGTGATCGTGAACGAGGGACGGGAGGGCGGCGCCTCCCTGCCGCACACGCACGCGCAGCTGTACGCGCTGCCGTTCGTGCCCGCGGCCGTGGCACGCGAGCGCGAGCGCTTCACCGCCTACGCCGAGCGCACCCAGGGCCGCAACCTCGGCGAGGACCTGCTGCAGGAGGAGGTGCGGCTGCGCGAGCGCATCGTGGCGATCGACGACGAGGCCGTGGTCATCTGCCCGTTCGCCTCGCGCGTGCCCTTCCAGCTGCAGCTGCTCCCGCGGGCACCAAGGGCCCGCTTCGAGGACGACGGGCCGCTCGGGGCAGCCCTCCTCCACGGCGTGCTGGGCCGGCTCGAGCGGGTGCTCGGCGCCCTGCCGGCGCTGAACATGTGGGTGCGCACCGCGCCGCGCGGAGCCGAGTGGTTCTGCTGGCGCATCGACGTGCTTCCGCGCCTCACCCACCTGGCGGGGCTCGAGATGGGCGTGGGGGTGAACCTCAACATCATGCCCCCGGAGCGCGCGGCCGAGCAGCTCCGCGACGTGTAGCGTCCCCGCCGGCATGGCGCCGTCCGACCGCCCCATCCCCCGCTTCGTGGCCGAGCCGCCGCAGGAGAAGATCCCCTACGGGCGCTGGGGGGAGGCGCTGGCCGAGCGCTTCCTGGACGAGTGCAGGACCCTGAAGGCCGACGAGGACCTCGGCGACCCGGGCGAGGTCTCCTGGTTCCCCGACCGCACCTACGCAGGCCGCACCTACGTTCCGGCCACCGCGCCCACGTCCACGGGCTTCGAGCTGTTCGGCTACGTGTCGTTCACCCGCGAGCACGAGGGCGCGGAGGCGCGCGAGTTTGCCGTCTTCGCCGACTACACCGACGAGACCGCCGAGGCCAACCCGGACTGGCAGCTCGACCTTTGCGACCAGGAGATCGGCCACTGGCGCGGGCCGCAGGGCCGCTACGGCGAGATCACGCTCGTGTGGGGCACCGCGCTCGTGGCCAACGGCGTGGCGGCCACGGCCGAGCTCGGCCCCACCACCACCGACCAGTGCCCGCTCGAGGACGACCGCTTCACGCTCGTCTCGCTCGACAACTACACGGGCGACCTGCTGGAGGTCCACCTGTTCGGCGGGGGCGGCGGCGAGCTGGCCTCGGAGTCCCTCTACGAGGACGAGTAGGCGGCGTCGGCGATCGCCCGTGCCGCTCGCTCGGCCCGCTGGAGCGCGGCGTCGCTCACCGATGTGTGCACCCAAGCCACGTCGCCCCACGAGAGCCGCAGGACCTGGGCGCGCGGAAGTGCCCGCGCGAGGCGCTCCTGCTGCGCCCACGGGACGAACGGGTCACGGTGTCCGTTCAGGAGCAGCACGCGCGCACGGATGCGATGCGCCTGCCGGGCCGGGCTCATCGCCCGCAGCCGCCGCCGGCCGAACGCCTGGATCGCCCAGGCGCGCGTCTGCGCCGGACCCAGCCGCTGCGGGCCCGACGCGCCCCAGGCGGCATGGCGATGGATCGCCACCAGGTCCGTGGGCGCACCGCGCGCGACGACGCAGTCGACGCTGCGCCGTCGCACCGCCACCATCAGCGCGAGGTGGCCACCGGCCGAGCTGCCGGCCAGACAGACCGGCGTGTGCCGCCCGACGTGGCGGCGAACACGGTCGTAGACCCAGAGCACATCACCGAGCGCGTGCCGGCCCGGGCGGTAGGAGATGTTCAGAACCGTCCACCCACGCGCAGCCCAGGCCCGCGCGTGCGGCCGCTCGTGAGCGGCGGCTCCGGGCCCCGACGCGATCCAGGCGCCGCCGTGCATGGTGATGACGACCGCCCGGTGGCGATCGGGTCCGAGCGTCTCGACGAACGCCGGTGCCGCCAGGAGGCGAAGGGGGTGGGCGACCGCCGCCGCGGGCAGGCAGAGCCCGCTCATGGCGAGTACGGCGATGACCGGGGCGAGTCGCATGCCCCGAGAACGGGCGCCCCACACCGGCGGTCAGAGACGATCGCCGGGAAATCGGACGGATGTCCGCGTCCTCTGGCGCGGGCTAAGGTTGCTGCGGGCCCCGATAGCTCAGCTGGATAGAGCGACTCCCTCCTAAGGAGTAGGCCGCAGGTTCGAATCCTGCTCGGGGCGTCCTCTATCGACTCGCGTTGAAGGGCGAGCCTGATGGCGACATCCGGCAGCGCGATTGCCGGTTGCTGCGCTCAGCCACGTGCCGAGCCGGCACGGGCTGGATTGCGGCGGGCTTCTTCGTACAGGGGCTCCGGAGCCATCTCCGTGCCGTTCGGCCACGTGATGGTGCCGGCGTCGGGATCCACTGCAACCTGGGCGAAGTACGCCGGATCGCGCAAGGGCTCGAACACCCCACGCCACGCACGCCCGGCGAAGTCGACATCGCCCACGGTCCCGTCCTCGAACGTCAGACGCAGGCCGTGCTCAGCGATGGCCTCAACCGCCGTGATGTCCACGAGGTGATCCACGGCCACAATGCTAGGGGAGCGGAGCGATCGCCTGGAGCGGCTCCTCCCGGCGCGCCCTCTCCCAGTTCGCCTCGAGCTCCTCGCGGTGGAGGCGCGCCCATTCAGCCACGAGCGTGAGGGCGCGGCGCGGCAGCGAGCCGGCGATGAGTTCGCCGTCGAGATCGATCGAAGCGGCTGCTGCTTCTCTCTTCTCTGTCGATCCAGCGGACAGGGCGGGATCGGGTGTCTTGCAGCCCTTTACCATTGCGCTAATGTGGTAAAGCGATGAGCAGGGTCTCGAGCAAGCATCAGGTGACGATCCCCGTTCGAGTGTTGCGCGAGGCCGGCTTGGCCGCGGGCGACGATGTCGTGATCCGCGCATCTGGCCCGGGCCGGATCGAACTTGAGCGCGCGGAGGACTTGGTCAGCCGCTACGCGGGCAGCCTGCCGGCGGGCACCTACCCACCGGGCCACCTCGATGACCTACGCGGCGAGTGGCAGCAGTAGCGCTCGACGCTGACGTCGTCATCGCGTTCCTCGACGCCGCGGACGACCAGCACGAGCGGGCGATCGACCAACTGCGACCGCGGTTGGCAGCTGGTGATGCCGTCCTCGTGAGCGCCAGTGTCTACGCGGAAGTGATGGTGCGTCCGCTGCAGCGTGGGAACGACGTCGAGGTCGACGCGTTTCTCGACGCGATCGATGCCACGGTGGTGGCCGTGGACCGCACACTGGCGCGTCGTGCCGCGCAACTGCGCGCGCGACATCGATCGCTGCGCCTGCCAGACGCGCTGTCACTCGCGACGGCCCTCGCCGCGGACGCCGAGCTGCTCACGTTGGACCACGGACTGCGCCGTATCGCGAACCGAGAGCGCCCGGCCACGTAACGCATCACTCCACGTCCACCGGGGCCGCTTCCTTGTGCTTCCCTCGTCTGTGCAGAGTTCTGTACACTTTGGTCATGGCCAAGGTCGTCCCGTTCACCGAAGCCCGGGCCACGCTGAGCGACCTGCTCGACGAGGTCAACGACCGCCACGAACACGTGGTGATCACCCGCAAGGGCCGTCCTGCGGGGGTGATGCTCTCGAGTGACGAGTACGAGGCGCTCGCGGAAACGCTGGAGGTGCTCGAGGACGACGACACGCTCCAGGCGCTTCGAGACAGCGAGACGGATGTCCGGCACGGGCGCCTGCATACCCTCGACGAGGTGAGGCGCGAGCTCGGGCTTGGCTGATCTGC of the Thermoleophilaceae bacterium genome contains:
- a CDS encoding DEAD/DEAH box helicase family protein codes for the protein MAVTTVAEIERAQRFTREPFVHEGEDAATALAPGTARRRALDAAVAELDEGRKDPSVAWRREFSLMLGLERLLSVEEPHLADGTVLSAHQVDALSGTLIALLAELQGRNGNGNDRANGQAPVAEEEVEELPCAEEEIEGDEELADEEPVDWDAEDEDDDRQLDEQPEDPNATRRFWFEHATGAGKTVAALGFVEGSRTGGVLILTHRRNLVDQFHGELKDRGYKSRIAPALLAGDKHRKAEGPVTVETYQWFVRNAGKISDAYTIVICDEAHTALGEKTSASIRTWSGPVFVGMTATGALIARHVTDLFPTQTSRFDLAQAARRGVISPLRCVRIPPGVGVRTIAKVPLRKGEVDQDFDQEELAALLDQGPFNAAIADLYRVRFKDVPGVVYAAGVKHAYNVAEAFRAAGMKAKGVSGETPKRELAEVLAAYERGEIDVLVNAQLLAEGWNSPRATVCMHLAPTASKRIYQQRVGRVTRRQQGKEAGIVVDFVHPATTHDDPVVTLHSLLDRDVYRGGAIVVGPVRRGRGRRLRVERRVLPVTPDPDRRAAVFERELWRIAVENLSWGEQNIWAALAGARVASNNWRRAKAMIHFDSTGELRRRFLVTCIQRNRNSQLRVRALGEIAGLRDPVAFDEAVEIVGTWARDERREGVKVLLQSLAERPIGRRDQAAQWIWRLAEFTREAHEEYAVQRWPETKRLLGLLVNSAGAAHARNARRLVQASRKQDRRLSAALLAAALAHTPEAADVLNGARQRLARKPSALARDLLKNFPKGRRRRGRRKKKGGGGGGGGDGAARKQKAPVVRQKNGNSIEVSDDEHLADAIETAAEAGSNDDVDDAVDEAVEALDGENDDQDLDETAAA
- a CDS encoding TlpA disulfide reductase family protein; protein product: MRRAFTAVAAIVLVVVVAIGLASAGGDDGEETSTDSGPPLSAQRAALEAAPAPLAALHDQAGELLGGGAEAFEDRIEALGGYPVVVNKWASWCGPCRLEFPHFRNQALKRGAAVAFIGVNSADNDADAQRFLEELPVPFPSYRDPESEVAEVFKGVVAFPTTAFYDSDGELVHTKQGQYRTEADLAEDIERYAK
- a CDS encoding PIN domain-containing protein, translated to MAAVALDADVVIAFLDAADDQHERAIDQLRPRLAAGDAVLVSASVYAEVMVRPLQRGNDVEVDAFLDAIDATVVAVDRTLARRAAQLRARHRSLRLPDALSLATALAADAELLTLDHGLRRIANRERPAT
- a CDS encoding AbrB/MazE/SpoVT family DNA-binding domain-containing protein; this translates as MSRVSSKHQVTIPVRVLREAGLAAGDDVVIRASGPGRIELERAEDLVSRYAGSLPAGTYPPGHLDDLRGEWQQ
- a CDS encoding type II toxin-antitoxin system Phd/YefM family antitoxin, translating into MAKVVPFTEARATLSDLLDEVNDRHEHVVITRKGRPAGVMLSSDEYEALAETLEVLEDDDTLQALRDSETDVRHGRLHTLDEVRRELGLG
- a CDS encoding DUF2442 domain-containing protein gives rise to the protein MDHLVDITAVEAIAEHGLRLTFEDGTVGDVDFAGRAWRGVFEPLRDPAYFAQVAVDPDAGTITWPNGTEMAPEPLYEEARRNPARAGSARG
- a CDS encoding prolyl oligopeptidase family serine peptidase → MRLAPVIAVLAMSGLCLPAAAVAHPLRLLAAPAFVETLGPDRHRAVVITMHGGAWIASGPGAAAHERPHARAWAARGWTVLNISYRPGRHALGDVLWVYDRVRRHVGRHTPVCLAGSSAGGHLALMVAVRRRSVDCVVARGAPTDLVAIHRHAAWGASGPQRLGPAQTRAWAIQAFGRRRLRAMSPARQAHRIRARVLLLNGHRDPFVPWAQQERLARALPRAQVLRLSWGDVAWVHTSVSDAALQRAERAARAIADAAYSSS
- a CDS encoding DUF4160 domain-containing protein; translated protein: MVKGCKTPDPALSAGSTEKREAAAASIDLDGELIAGSLPRRALTLVAEWARLHREELEANWERARREEPLQAIAPLP